The Rosa rugosa chromosome 1, drRosRugo1.1, whole genome shotgun sequence genomic sequence ATTTTGTGAACAATAGAAATACAAGACCAGATGTACGACGAGAAGAACAACCTGGTGATCATCAAAGTGGTCTGCTGCAGTCCTGAAAAGATCAGGGACAAGCTATGCTGCAAAGGAGGTGGCGTCATTAAGTGGATCGAGATCAAAGAGCCCGAGAAGCCCAAGCCTCTTCCTGCgccgaaaccgaaaccgaaaccgaaacctCCTCCGGCGTCGAAACCTGAACCGCCTCCTGAGCCGAAACCTGAGCCGCCTCCTGAGCCGAAACCTGAACCGCCTCCGGTTCCTGCTTGCCCTCTGCCTCTGGTTCCTGCTTGCCCTCGGCGGCCGTGTTGTTGGGATTGTTACCAAGGGCGTCCTGGTGGTCCCTGCGAAACTCGCCCTCCGCCGCGGCCGGTGAAACCGTGTTGCTCGGATTGTTACGAAGGGCGTCCTGGTGGTCCCTGCGAAACTTACCCTCGGCGGCCGGTGAACACGTGTTGTACGGATTGTTACGAAGGGCGTCCTGGTGGTCCCTGCGAAACTTACCCTCCGCGGCCGGTGAACACGTGTTGTACGGATTGTTACGAAGGCCGTCCTGGTGGTCCCTGCGAAACTTACCCTCCGCGGCCGGTGAACACGTGTTGTACGGATTGTTACGAAGGCCGTCCTGGCGGTCCCTGCGAAACTGGGTATGGTTACGGAGGGCCTGTCCCTTACATACAGTATGATGGCCACTATGGAAGGCCGGTGTGTGATAGTTACGGCGGTGGGAGGAGCAATACCACTAGTTACTGCGTGACCCGCCCCGATTGTTTCAGTGAAGAAAATCCCCAAGCGTGCGCCATCATGTAAAACCATACGTACCAACCTACTGTGCCTTTTGCTGCCTTCGTAGGGAAGTTTCCCATCAGCTCGGTGGTCCTTCACTTTCACAGTTTTAAAGTTTTAAAGTTGTACGAcgttggtgtttttttttttgatatttgaCGTTGGTGTTGTCTTATAGAATAATAGAACGAAAGTAAAGAATAAAGTATGGTTGGTGATTGTGGTGGACAAGTCGCGATCAGATTATGGAGCGATTCTTGAATTCTTGTAGATGAAGttgttacaacttttatttgattaatgaaataatAGTTTCCGATAATTATTTGCATATTTTATCATGCACGTGCATATCTGTTTTTTAATTAAAAGAAACGATAGCTTTTTTGAGAGCTCCAAAAAACTCGGACTATTTTGCGTTGAGGTTTTGAGATTTTCTTCTCGTCCgacagcgttcgaggtcggcgCTGGTTTGCCATGCCGATATTGGGCTGCTGCCGAGCGGGTACTTGAATGCTACTGCTTGGGTAGTTTCATGAGAGAGGTGTTTGGCTCGAGGGATTGGCACAGTGGGTTAACGGAGGAGATCAGGCGACATCTCTGGGAGTGCTGGTCGGATTATACAAGGACGGCGTGGTTTGTCAAGGGCTTCCAGGACCAGCGGCAACGTGCTTCGTCATGGGACTTCTAGGACTAACTGCCGGTGGAGCTGTACTGTAACTGTGCGCGCAGCTAGtaggtgatggtgatggtgtttGGGCTTGGGTCAACCCTAATATGCCGAGCCTTGTGTTGGGCCTCTTCTTTTGGGACTGCCCTCTTGGGCTTTTAATTTAGGCCGGGGTGTTGTGAGATTCTGAATTTTGAAGttggtcaaattttatttttgagctTAGAAATATAAAGTAGAAGTCGCCACGAGTTCGCAGCATTTTTCGGATTTCTGAGTTATTTTTaaagaatttttgaagtttaattgGAATAAAATAGAAATGCTGGCGACTGGCGAGTTCGGATTGGCTATTGGGTGAGAAACATGGCGTGCTGACCATGACGTCATCCATATGGATGACGATGACATCAGCAAGTGGGAGTAGTTATTGGAAACTTGTCCAAACTGTGGAAAGGCTTGGTGTGAAGTTGACACGTGGCACCAAGTGTACCACCTTTGGTTGACATGTGGGGGGGGACCAGCTGATGcttctctttcattttctccGATTTTTTCGTGAGTGTCTGCTGACCACCCGAGATGGGTATCCAAACTGGGGATGAACAGCACGTGCTATGCACGCTGCGTTTGTCTAACGCCTGACCCAAAAAAGTGAGCTCCTTTTTACTGCGGCTGCATGGTGAAGCACATGCCAAGCACGAGGGATGTTTAGAAAATCTTGCATGAAGTCCATTTTCTCTTATTTGCTTCGCCGCCTTGGGCGCAAGTAATCTGAAATTCTTTTTTGGGTCTGAGAAGATTTAATTGAATTTGAACCTCGCGATTTTCTTATGGCTCTCGTCTTCCTCCCTAGCTAATCTCTATCTTCTATCTCCTCCCAATTCTATTTTTGTCTATAAGCTATCAACTTCTTCATCGCCTTCATCAAAGAGAACAGGGTAGAATAATTTCATGAACACACTGTTCCTGTATCGGATTTGATGGCAAGCAAATTGGGTTTTGCAAAATTGAAGGAAAATCTTCCAATCAAGGTACATGATTTCttatgattttggatttggaattATATACACCAAGTTTGTGGTGAGTTGCATCCCAGAAATTTGGATTGTCTTGATGATATTGCATATCTCTGTGATTGAATTTGATAGTGGATGTGATTAGACTGATTTATGGAGAATGGTTTATGTAGCAAAATGGTGCTGCCCACTTCGACTAGCTCTGTGAAGCAGTGGTTGAAGGAATCTTGTATTCCTTATGTCCATAGGGCAGGAGGTTATTAGAGCAATTTTGGGTAGGACAGCCTATTGTGAATTTGTACTAGTGATTTTGGGGAGAATGTGGTGGATTCATCAGGACATGGGTTGAATTCGAATCCGGGTTTGGAGGTCCAGAGCAATGGAAATCCAGAGAGCTATATGGGTTTGTAAAGTGGTGATTCGAGCTGTTGGAATGGGAGCAATATATTTTGAGCACATATGTTGCATTTGCGTCTTTGCAGCTTGAATATTTTGAGCATATATTTTCATGCTTTGATTTTGAGTGGTATCTGGAATCCACTGATTCATTTTCCTCTGTAGAACAGTATTAGGAATTGTTCAAAGTCTGCTAAAGTGCTAATTTCTCTGATACTTCAAACATAAAAGCATAGGAGGGTTAGAATTTGGTCATGACAGTTTAGACTATAGCATCCAAATATTGTATGATTAATGGTTTACTCTTTTCTCTATGTTCAACTCTCACCAGAAAATAGTGTAATGAATTGGAAATGTCTTATGGATGTACTACCTTTGGTTGACAtgtgtgtgggggggggggggggggggggggggggacggaCCAACTGAtgcttctttcattttctccgATTTTCTCGCAGagactttctttttctctctctcctcaacgtctctctctagttttctctctctaaaatttcAACGGATCATAACTTTTGATCCATAACTTCGATTCAGGATCAACGA encodes the following:
- the LOC133727269 gene encoding uncharacterized protein LOC133727269, which translates into the protein MGEKKVTIMILKVDLQCEECYRKVKKVLCKFPQIQDQMYDEKNNLVIIKVVCCSPEKIRDKLCCKGGGVIKWIEIKEPEKPKPLPAPKPKPKPKPPPASKPEPPPEPKPEPPPEPKPEPPPVPACPLPLVPACPRRPCCWDCYQGRPGGPCETRPPPRPVKPCCSDCYEGRPGGPCETYPRRPVNTCCTDCYEGRPGGPCETYPPRPVNTCCTDCYEGRPGGPCETYPPRPVNTCCTDCYEGRPGGPCETGYGYGGPVPYIQYDGHYGRPVCDSYGGGRSNTTSYCVTRPDCFSEENPQACAIM